The following nucleotide sequence is from Alistipes sp. ZOR0009.
CTGCGAATGCTACCATAGCCGATGCGCAAGGTGTAGGCACCATCACCGACGAGGCGGATAAGCCTGAGATAGCAATCGACCCGGCTACAACAGCCGAGGGAGGCAACCTTTCGTTTAGGATTTGGCTTTCTAAGCCTGCTACTGCGCCAGTAACGGTGAGCTACAAGACCTCCGACTTTGCGGCTGCTATTGGCAAGGCTTCGGGAGGAACAGACTACACCGCTGCTCCGCTTACAGCTATTACGTTTGCTGCTGGTACTACCGAGCAAACGGTAGCAGTTGCCTCTTCGAACGACGACGTTTACGAGGGCGACGAAACATTCAAGGTGGAGCTTTCGGGTGCTTCGGCCAACAGCACAATTAGCGCCACGGCCGGTGTTGCCCTAGGTACCATCACCGATGAGGCGGATAAGCCTACCATCACAGTTAGCGATGCGTCGGTTGCTGAGGGTGGTAATCTGGAGTTTGTGGTCTCTCTTTCAAATGCAGCTGTTGCTCCCGTTACGGTAGAGTGCAAGTCGGAAGACTACCTACCTGCTGCGGATGGTAAAGCGGCTGGAGGTACCGACTATCAGGTTGCGGGGCTCGTTACTCTTACATTCCCAGCCAACAGTACGGCTTCTCAAACGGTGACTGTTCCTACCACAAACGATACAAGGTTCGAGGGTGATGAAATAATGAAGTTGGTTCTGGCGAATAGCTCGTCCAACAGCACCATCGCGAAGTCAACAGCAGTTGGTACCATTACCGATGCTGCCGACTACCCTTCGCTGAGCATCACTGGTGCTTCAGTTGCTGAGGGTGGCTCGCTCGGATTTGTGGTAACGCTGAGCAACGAATCGTACTTGCCTATTACGGCTAAGTACTCTACCAGCGATGGTACTGCCAAGGATTCCGACTCCGACTACACTCCTGTCAACCTTGGCACGATTACATTTGCTGCTGGCACAACAGCACTTACCACTACGGTAAATGTCGCCACCATCAACAATAATATTTATGAGGGCGATGAGACCTTAAACGTAACCCTTTCTGATGCAACCAACGCAACGATTAGCGCCACTGGCGGCGCTGCAGAAGGCACCATCACCGATGAGGCTGATAAGCCTTCATTGAGTATTGCTGATGCGGTTTCTGTCAATGAGGGTGGCGATTTATCGTTTAGGGTTTCGTTGAGCAATTTAACAGCGACTCCTGTTACTGTGTTTGCAAAAACGACTGACGGTTCTGCAACTTCTGCAGACAACGACTATACTTCTCTAGGACTAACCAAGATTACGATCCCTGCTCTGGCAGGTTTTGTAGATGTGGCTATTCATACTACTGCGGATGCAACATTTGAGGCTGATGAGGATCTTTTTGTTCAGCTTTCGAATCCGTCTTCTAATGCCTCTATTGCAGCAGATAAGGCTAAGGGTATTATTCTAAACGACGATGCTAAGCCAACGGTTTCCATCGCTAATGTTTCGGCTTCAGAGGGCGATCCTTTGGTCTTCGAGGTTAGACTTTCCAATCCTAGCGATAAGGTTATTACGGTTGACTATACCGAAAGCGACGTTACGGCCACTTCCGGAACCGATTTTACAGCTCTCCCTTCGGGATCATTAACCTTTAATCCGGGTGAGGTGGTTAAGCTTATTAGCGTTCAAACAACGCTCGATGCTTTAGATGAGGCTGATGAAACCTTCTCCATTGCCCTTTCTAATCTGGTAAATGTTGATGCTGGTTCGGTTACTGCGGTAGGCACAATCATAGATGTAAACGCCCTTCCTACCCTTTCGGTAGGCGACGCTACAGTAGCCGAGGGCGGCAAGCTGCAGTTCGTGGTAAGCCTCAGCGCAGCTAGCGGCAAGGCGGTAAGCGTTAAGGCTTCCTCCGCCGATGGTTCCGCAACGATTGCCGATAACGACTACACTTCCGCATCCAACCTAACGGTAACCTTTGCCCCGGGCGAGGTTTCCAAGGTGGTGGAGGTGCCAACTA
It contains:
- a CDS encoding Calx-beta domain-containing protein, producing DEDDEQFSITLSSLTNVDAGTLVGVGTITDNDAAPSLSISDASTAEGGKLSFTITLSAASEKTVTVTAASADGSATAADNDYTALASTIVTFAPGETSKVVEVQTSNDGKYEGNEDILLNLSLSANATIADAQGVGTITDEADKPEIAIDPATTAEGGNLSFRIWLSKPATAPVTVSYKTSDFAAAIGKASGGTDYTAAPLTAITFAAGTTEQTVAVASSNDDVYEGDETFKVELSGASANSTISATAGVALGTITDEADKPTITVSDASVAEGGNLEFVVSLSNAAVAPVTVECKSEDYLPAADGKAAGGTDYQVAGLVTLTFPANSTASQTVTVPTTNDTRFEGDEIMKLVLANSSSNSTIAKSTAVGTITDAADYPSLSITGASVAEGGSLGFVVTLSNESYLPITAKYSTSDGTAKDSDSDYTPVNLGTITFAAGTTALTTTVNVATINNNIYEGDETLNVTLSDATNATISATGGAAEGTITDEADKPSLSIADAVSVNEGGDLSFRVSLSNLTATPVTVFAKTTDGSATSADNDYTSLGLTKITIPALAGFVDVAIHTTADATFEADEDLFVQLSNPSSNASIAADKAKGIILNDDAKPTVSIANVSASEGDPLVFEVRLSNPSDKVITVDYTESDVTATSGTDFTALPSGSLTFNPGEVVKLISVQTTLDALDEADETFSIALSNLVNVDAGSVTAVGTIIDVNALPTLSVGDATVAEGGKLQFVVSLSAASGKAVSVKASSADGSATIADNDYTSASNLTVTFAPGEVSKVVEVPTTADTKFESDETISLELTDATNATIADGSATGTITNDDTKPTVAVGSPTVTEGGVLAFVVSLSNPSDQAISAGYTVEDGTATMGTDFDNVPAGTLSFAAGETSKTVLVPTTD